ctcatcctcctctccaccaccacctccagactgtccagctgaagtcccacaacagagctggctttaaccagcttgttgagtctgtttgactccccagccCGCCCCAGCGAAGAACAGCGTGTTGGCTACCACAGAAagataaaatgtccttagcagcctgacacacgtcaaacgacctgagcctcctgaggaagaagagtctgctctgactcttccggtagagggcctctgtgttgtcagaccagtccagtttattgttgatgtgtactCCAAGGAACTTATACCAATCCACTGTCTCAATTTAAACCCCCTGGATGGTAATAGGGGTTGGGGGCTTCCTCTTCCggcggaagtccaccaccacttggtcttgccgatgttgagttggaggtggttctcctcagaccatctgacgaagtcctccaccacacctctgtactcgtcctccctgtcctcactgATGCAGCCCACGATGGAGGAGTCATCTGAGAATTTCTGGAGATGGCAGGTTCCAGAGTTGAAGCTGAAATCAGAGGTGTAGATGGTAAAAAGGAAGGGTGAAAGTACTGTTCCTTGGGGTGCGCCAGTGTTGCTCGTCACCACATCTGACAGGCTGCTCTGCAGCCGCACGTACTGTGGCctatacaatacagtgtacaatggtggccagaagggggagggtggctatgcagtgttgaggtggactctgaacaagtgagtcttgagtccttttcggaagatagtgagcgactctgcggtcctgagagcggcagggagcttgttccaccactgaggtcccaaaaccgagaaaagttgtgactttgctgaacggcctttgctagctcttagcgatggcggtaccaggcgtccagctgaggtagttgagcggagggatcgagctggggtgtgttgctttagcaatgcttggaggtaggcaggggcagttccatcgactgccttgtatgccagtaccatcgtcttaaatttgatgcgagctactacagggagacagtggaggtcccggaagaggggggtcacatgggagaacttcggtagctTGAACACGAGGcacgctgccgcattctggatgcgctgcaaaggtttaatcgcagaggcaggaagtccagccaggagtgagttgcagtagtcgaggcgggagatgaccagtgattggactaaaagctgagctgcttccattgtgaggaagggccggattctgcggatgttgtaaagtgcaaatctgcaggatcgggcgaccgcagtgatgtttgcagtgcaggatAACCGATTGTCCAATATCACACCGatgtttctggcagttggagagggagaaacagtgatgttctcgacggtgaccagtaagtccatgtgtgggcaatctttccctgtgattaggaggagctcggttttgttgaggttaagcctcaggtgatgggcagttgtccaggtgctgacgtccgccagacattccgatatgcgtgttgcaatcagggttttatcagatgaggggaaagagagaaatagcgtCGAGAGAatgagtgtcgtcagcatagcagtgatagaaAAAGCAaagaaccgatgagagggacgaggctctggcagcacggagggactcagtcacagcgaggagagccgtctcggtggagtgtgccttcttgaaacctgactggtgagggtcaaggaggttgttagatgagagataggaggacagttggttagcaacggcacgttccagtgttttagacaggaatgaaagaagagataccggtctgtagttctggatgtcggtggtattaagagttgtttttttgaggagaggctttattctggcagtcttgaaagacgctggaacaatgccggaagtgagggaggagttgaaaattgaggtgagaaatggcaggatctcgcttgagacatcctggaggagagaggaggggatagcgtcaagggggcaggtggtggcatggttagatgttattattctgttgacctcgtcagaggtgagagggctTAATTTAGTAAAGACAGatgaggggatgggaggagggagaatggaGTTAATaataaaagaggagctaatgtccttcactttctgggtaaagtaggtaacaaagtcatcagcagtgaggcaggaaggaggtgggggtgagggagggttgaggagggacgagaacagggaaaacagtatcctggggtttgaggcagaggagttgattttgttccggtagaaggcagatttggtgGAGGTGAAAtctgaaagaaggaaaagatagtgagatagatcattaggacagtctgatctcttccatttcctctcagctgctcGCAACTTTGTTCTAGTCCGCAGAGGATGGGACAGCCAAGGCGGGGGCGGTGAAGATCACgctggtctggagtggaagggacagagggagcaTAGCAGAGTGTCTAAAGATTCATCTGTAGATAGTTGAGAGAATCTTTCGATGGAAGGAAGTGAAGACAGAACAGTAGAGGCcaacgtagagggagagagggatttgaggttacggtgagtggtgacaatgtgggaactagagaggagggggggagaggatttcaagggaagagaaaaatcaacaaagtgatggtcagaaacagggagcggggtaacggagagagcagaggtgccgcaggacctggtgaatattaggtcaagctggttcccagccctgtgtgtgggaggagaaggggttagTGTTAAGTCAAAGGTGGCGAAAAAGCTGGTTAGTTCAGTTGAGTGCAACTtctctggcaggatgttgaagtcgCCGAGGATAACGAGTGGGGTGCCATCCTCAGGATAGCAGCTGAGGAGGGAATCCATCTCGTCGTAGAAGTCACggaggggacctggaggacggtagATCACCACAATGGAGAGCTTGATAGGAATGGTGACCGTGACAGCGTGGAGTTCAAACGCAGATCTGGCCAAgtgtaagataagataagatagtcctTTATTTATCCCCCTTGGGGGAAATCCACAGGTGACCAGCAGCACAGTGGGAAAAGAGAAGCATGaaaacagtatatatacaataaatttaccaatttaaaataagattatagtacaaaactatttgaataagataaaataaagataagataaaataaacatactaTGTACATGTAACTGTACGTTTGTAGGTGACCTGTGTGTtaagtaaataaacaaataaatatgatgaaagatgatgtataatataagtataaatgtgccAAATGTGCAGGGTTCCTGAggtaatggatttttttttttaaataaataacaaataacaaggtTAACAACAGTCAGTCCTGAGGTGTGGGGTTTAGTCCTTAATCAGGTTGGGAAAAAAGGAGCTGTTGGGGCTTTGGAGACGTTGGGAGCGGGGGGTTGAGGTGTTATAAAGTCTGATAGCTGATGGGATGAAAGAGCCCCCCAAGAGCTTTGAGACACGTGGCTGAGTGAGTCTGTGGCTGAATGTGCTCCTGAGTTGCCTCAGCTCGGcgtagagagggggagagggattgTCCATGATCGCCTGCAGCcttcccctcatcctcctctctgtcacaGCCTCCACACAGTCCAGCTTCATCCCCACCACGGAGCTCGCCTTCCTCCCCAGCTTATTCAGCTTGCTGGCACCTCCGCTCCcgatgcctcctccccagcacaTTACAGCAAAGAAGGGTACACTGGCTACCACAGACGGGTAGAACATCCGTAGTAGCCTAGTGCACACATTGAAAGACCTGAGCCTCCTCAGGAAGAACAGCCTACTCTGTCCCTTCCTGTGGAGGGCCTCAGTGTTGTCTGACCAGTCCAGTTTAGGCTGGACGGTGTCAAAGCAATGGAGAAGTCGAAGAACATGATCCTCACCATGCTCTGCGGCCTCTCCAAGTGTGTGTAAGCTCTGTGAAGCAGGCAGATGATGGCATCCTCCACGCCGATGTCGGTCTTGTACACAAACTGCAGTGGGTCCAGGCAGTCATGCACCAAGGGCCTGAGGTGCTCCAGGACCATCCTCTCGAAGGTTTTCATGACGTGTGATGTTAGAGCCACAGGTCTGAAGTGTTTCGGAGCGCTGGGTCGTCCCTTCTTCGGCACAGGGACTACGCAGGATGTCTTCCAGAGTGTTGGCACCTTTTTCAGCCTCATGGAGAGGCCGAAAAGATGCGTGAACACTCCTGCCAGCTGTTCCGCACAGATCTTGAGCACCCTCGGGCTGATGTCGTCCGGTCCTCTGGCCTTGTATGTCCTGATCCTGGTGAGCTGCCGTCTCACGTAGCTGGtgttgatcattggggttgtTGTTGCTGGGGTCGCTGGGATAGTTGGGGGTGTGGTGAGGGGATGACTGCCCTCTGGGCTGGACATTGGTCCAGCCTCCCTGTAAGtgtggaaagggagagagagagagggtggtgcTGGGAGGGGAGGCGCAAAAGCTGCCATCCCCGGGTCTTGTGGTGCAGCAGAGAGATGAGTagtgcaggagggggaggggggttggtcTTGCCCCAGTTGGTGAGTCAAATCTGTTAAAAAACAGGTTTAGCTCGTCTGCCCGTTCCTTTGTCCCCTCCTGTGATCCTCCAGCATTTTTCATGCCAGTGATGATTCTCGTCCCCGCCCACACCTCTCGGGGATTGTTccgctgctgcttcccctcTATTCTGTTCTTGTAGCAGTCTTTAGCCCTCCTCAGTTTCCTCCTCAGCTCTCTCTGTATTTCCTTCTGTGTCCTGATTGTCTCCTGCCATGAAGGCTCTCCTCTTCCCGTTCAACAGGACTTTGATGTCCCTGTTGATCCAGGGTTTGCTGTTGGGGAAGCAGCAAACCTTCTTGGTGGGGACAACACTCTCCTCACAAAACTTTATATAGTCCGTGGCGCATTGAGTGAGACCCTCAATATCGTCGCCGTAGTCTTCCTGAAACATCCCCCAGTCTGTTGTCCTGTAGCACTCCCTcagggcctcctcagcctccacagACCACTGCTGCACAGTCCTGGTGGTGATTGGCTGTCTCCTCACAAGAGGCTTGTATATAGGGGACAGTTGTATCAAGCAGTGGTCTGATTTGCCCACGGGGGGAAGGGCTGTTGCACTGTATGCCTCCATAACATTGGCATACAGTAAGTCCAATGTCTTATCCACTCTGGTGCTGCAGGTCACATACTGGGTGAAGTCAGTCAGTGTCTTTGAGTTGTTGACATGGTTGAAGTCTCCATTCACTATAATGAGAGCGTTGGGATGCCGAGTTTACAGGTCTGTGACGGTGGAGTGAATGACGTCACAAGCCTGCGCCGCCACAGCCGATGTTGGTttgcaaacaacaacaataatggcTGC
This genomic window from Gadus macrocephalus chromosome 15, ASM3116895v1 contains:
- the LOC132473734 gene encoding uncharacterized protein LOC132473734, translating into MLTTLILSTLFLSFPSSDKTLIATRISECLADVSTWTTAHHLRLNLNKTELLLITGKDCPHMDLLVTVENITVSPSPTARNIGVILDNRLSCTANITAVARSCRFALYNIRRIRPFLTMEAAQLLVQSLVISRLDYCNSLLAGLPASAIKPLQRIQNAAACLVFKLPKFSHVTPLFRDLHCLPVVARIKFKTMVLAYKAVDGTAPAYLQALLKQHTPARSLRSTTSAGRLVPPSLRASKGRSAKSQLFSVLGPQWWNKLPAALRTAESLTIFRKGLKTHLFRVHLNTA